In Alosa sapidissima isolate fAloSap1 chromosome 11, fAloSap1.pri, whole genome shotgun sequence, a single window of DNA contains:
- the LOC121723385 gene encoding annexin A2-A-like has protein sequence MALVSEFLGQLTLNIGGAEPTYPTVVPASDFDPDKDAARIETAIKTKGVDEQTITDILTRRTYNQRREIAFAYERRAKKDMITALKGALSGSLEALVLGLMKSTSQYDATEIKSSIKGLGTDEETLIELVCSRSRSELVEIKSVYKELFKKDLEKDVAGDTSGEFRALLLALVEAKRDEPSTVVDYEKIDEDARALYEAGVKRKGTDVKTWISIMSERSVPHLQKVFDRYKSYSPYDMQESIRKEVKGDLEKSFLTLVQCFENKQLYFASRLAEAMKGKSAKDKVVTRIMVSRCEVDLMKIRSEFKKQQGKSLYQTIAEHTKGDYQRALLTLCGGDD, from the exons ATGGCTCTGGTATCTGAATTCCTGGGACAGCTCACCCTGAATATTGGG ggAGCTGAACCCACCTACCCCACTGTGGTTCCTGCCTCTGACTTCGACCCTGACAAGGATGCTGCCAGAATTGAGACCGCTATCAAAACAAAGG GGGTGGACGAGCAGACTATCACCGACATCCTGACCAGACGCACATACAACCAAAGGCGAGAGATTGCCTTTGCTTATGAGAGGAGAGCCAAGAAG gatatGATCACTGCCCTGAAGGGGGCGCTATCTGGCTCTCTGGAGGCACTGGTCCTGGGTCTTATGAAGAGCACATCACAGTATGACGCTACTGAGATCAAATCATCCATCAAG GGTCTCGGGACCGATGAGGAGACTCTGATTGAGCTCGTCTGCTCCCGGAGCAGATCAGAGCTTGTGGAGATCAAGAGCGTCTACAAAGAAC TTTTCAAGAAGGATCTGGAGAAGGATGTGGCTGGAGACACGTCAGGCGAGTTCCGGGCACTCCTGCTGGCCCTCGTGGAG GCCAAGAGAGATGAGCCAAGCACTGTGGTAGACTACGAGAAGATCGATGAAGATGCCAGA GCTCTGTACGAGGCTGGCGTGAAGAGGAAAGGCACTGATGTGAAGACCTGGATCTCCATCATGTCTGAGAGGAGTGTCCCTCACCTGCAGAAAG tgtttGACAGGTACAAGAGCTACAGCCCGTATGACATGCAGGAGAGCATCAGGAAGGAGGTGAAGGGGGACCTGGAGAAGTCCTTCCTCACACTGG TTCagtgttttgaaaacaaacagctATACTTTGCCAGCAGACTCGCCGAAGCCATGAAG GGCAAATCGGCGAAGGACAAAGTCGTGACCAGAATCATGGTCTCCAGATGCGAGGTGGACCTGATGAAGATCCGCTCTGAGTTTAAGAAGCAGCAGGGCAAGTCTCTGTACCAGACCATCGCT GAACACACTAAGGGTGACTACCAGAGGGCCCTGCTGACCCTGTGTGGAGGAGATGACTAG